In Gammaproteobacteria bacterium, a single window of DNA contains:
- a CDS encoding 2-oxoacid:acceptor oxidoreductase family protein codes for MSDLGQTQLLGSQPTADPRLVKVPVNVLVVGVGGQGVIMISKVLATLCQQQGFQVKQSEVHGMAKRGGSVFSHVRFGEQVYSPTIPQGQADVLVALEWAEGLRWLPYLKPGTGIFIADTQQIVPPFACRDRKHGARSGYAKESVADISELISNCFAADAGKMATELGNAKAANTLLLGMLSTALDFPADAWREVIARFVPPRTVDTNMEAFSRGRDWVERYDPAALDGGKGSARGVPEGDAPHEVQFELPVITEAWCKSCNICVKFCPERCLSLDENQIAVLSRPDLCTLCRICERLCPDFAIALNYKN; via the coding sequence ATGAGCGACCTGGGCCAGACCCAATTGCTGGGCTCGCAACCGACGGCGGATCCGCGGCTGGTGAAAGTGCCGGTCAACGTGCTGGTGGTGGGAGTCGGTGGCCAGGGCGTGATCATGATTTCGAAGGTGCTGGCCACGTTGTGCCAGCAGCAGGGATTCCAGGTCAAGCAGAGTGAAGTCCATGGCATGGCCAAGCGGGGCGGCTCGGTATTCAGCCATGTCCGTTTTGGCGAGCAGGTGTACTCGCCGACCATTCCCCAGGGACAAGCGGATGTGCTGGTTGCACTCGAGTGGGCCGAGGGTCTGCGCTGGTTGCCGTATCTGAAACCCGGGACCGGTATTTTCATCGCGGACACGCAACAGATCGTGCCGCCTTTCGCCTGTCGGGACCGCAAACACGGTGCACGCAGTGGCTACGCAAAGGAATCGGTAGCCGATATTTCGGAACTGATCAGCAATTGCTTCGCCGCGGATGCCGGAAAAATGGCCACCGAACTGGGCAATGCCAAGGCGGCAAATACCCTGCTGCTGGGCATGTTGTCGACGGCGCTGGATTTTCCGGCGGATGCCTGGCGGGAGGTGATTGCGCGGTTCGTGCCGCCACGCACGGTCGATACCAACATGGAGGCCTTTTCTCGTGGCAGGGACTGGGTCGAACGTTATGACCCGGCGGCGCTCGATGGTGGCAAAGGAAGCGCCAGGGGCGTGCCGGAAGGGGATGCCCCTCACGAAGTGCAATTCGAGTTGCCGGTGATAACCGAAGCCTGGTGCAAGAGCTGCAATATCTGCGTCAAGTTCTGCCCGGAACGTTGCCTGAGTCTGGATGAAAACCAGATTGCCGTGTTGAGCCGGCCCGATCTGTGCACCCTCTGCCGGATTTGCGAACGCCTCTGTCCCGATTTTGCAATTGCGCTGAATTACAAGAATTGA
- a CDS encoding 2-oxoacid:ferredoxin oxidoreductase subunit beta produces MSEVDGKFNIRDYLRLQLFPHFLCPGCGHGIALRALLWAIDELEIPKDKLAFVCGIGCSGRLGAYIDANTFHVTHGRPLVFATGLRLARPDLKVIVITGDGDCLAIGGNHMIHACRRNLDITCMMLNNEVYGMTGGQVSPTTSNDRFTTTTPNGNYEPVFDACALAQAAGAGFVGREITLQTPALKNLLKEGLAHSGFSFIEVMSDCTEVFGRKNELGDSAEMVLTQKSSVRPDVHDNLVEQPFRPNFLRTGVMARNERPEYAAAYRQHMLSMRERKQHG; encoded by the coding sequence ATGAGTGAGGTCGACGGAAAATTCAACATTCGCGATTACCTGAGGCTACAGCTGTTTCCGCATTTCCTGTGCCCGGGCTGCGGACACGGCATCGCCCTGAGAGCCTTGCTCTGGGCGATCGACGAACTCGAAATCCCGAAAGACAAGCTGGCCTTTGTCTGCGGCATCGGTTGTTCGGGCCGGCTGGGCGCCTATATCGATGCCAATACCTTCCACGTCACGCATGGCCGCCCCCTGGTCTTTGCCACCGGGCTGAGGCTGGCGCGTCCTGACCTGAAAGTGATCGTGATCACCGGGGATGGAGATTGTCTGGCGATCGGGGGCAACCACATGATCCATGCCTGTCGGCGCAATCTCGATATCACCTGCATGATGCTGAACAACGAAGTCTATGGAATGACCGGAGGCCAGGTTTCACCGACCACCAGCAATGACCGTTTCACCACCACGACTCCCAACGGCAACTACGAGCCCGTCTTCGATGCCTGCGCCCTGGCCCAGGCCGCCGGAGCAGGTTTTGTCGGGCGCGAGATCACCTTGCAGACACCGGCGCTGAAAAACCTGCTCAAGGAGGGGCTTGCGCATTCCGGCTTCTCGTTCATCGAGGTCATGTCGGATTGCACGGAAGTGTTCGGACGCAAGAATGAATTGGGCGATTCCGCGGAAATGGTCCTGACGCAAAAATCCTCGGTGCGACCGGATGTACACGACAACCTGGTGGAGCAACCCTTCCGCCCGAATTTCCTCAGGACCGGGGTCATGGCACGCAACGAGCGTCCTGAATACGCGGCGGCCTATCGCCAGCACATGTTATCGATGAGGGAACGCAAACAGCATGGCTGA
- the iorA gene encoding indolepyruvate ferredoxin oxidoreductase subunit alpha, whose amino-acid sequence MSQLAETGTWSKPVANDLAPENRQSSRPMMGNEAIARGAWEAGVKIAAAYPGTPSTEILENLARYPASDLHAQWSTNEKVALDVAIGGSFAGVRSMTAMKHVGLNVASDSLMSQTYIGVNGALVLVVCDDPGIHSSQNEQDTRCFGQLAMVPVLEPSDAQEALDFTRLAFDLSERFDSPVIVRSTTRLSHTRSLVRTGERREHAGKGFLELPGKNVMIPGHARIRHRALLERERQLQDYFETSELIRWEPGSAEIGVVTLSTAYTYVKEVLPEASVLKLGVSYPLPEARIREFCASVKRVIVVEELEPVIENQLKVMGLAVEGKTLFPRAGEFSIEVVLDGCEAGGLLPPRPKPELIEMAAMTRPPLLCAGCPHTTAFMALRALDSRVSGDIGCYTLAAVEPLKAIDTSVAMGSSIANATGIALSGTETRPVVATIGDSTFLHAGIPPLINAVYNNANITVVLLDNHITAMTGGQDHPGTGRNLRGEPTHKVDYEALIKAIGVKWLRKIDAYNMGSVYQSLRESTQYKGVSVIILDRPCVLDPVKLKGPAFQVKAENCTGCQACMNLGCPAISWSDEMYEGHHKVKIDEAACIGCSLCAQVGSTNCIQPADAGQLQ is encoded by the coding sequence ATGTCACAGCTAGCTGAAACGGGCACCTGGTCGAAACCGGTTGCCAACGACTTGGCTCCGGAAAACCGGCAGTCATCGCGCCCGATGATGGGGAACGAAGCCATTGCCCGCGGAGCCTGGGAAGCGGGAGTGAAAATCGCCGCTGCCTATCCGGGAACGCCAAGCACGGAAATCCTCGAGAACCTGGCCAGATACCCGGCCTCGGACCTGCATGCGCAATGGTCCACCAATGAAAAAGTCGCCTTGGATGTTGCCATCGGGGGTTCCTTTGCCGGGGTGCGCTCCATGACCGCGATGAAACACGTGGGTCTGAACGTCGCTTCCGATTCGTTGATGTCGCAGACCTATATCGGCGTGAACGGCGCATTGGTGCTGGTGGTATGTGACGACCCGGGCATCCACAGCTCGCAAAACGAGCAGGACACGCGCTGTTTCGGACAGTTGGCAATGGTGCCCGTGCTGGAACCGTCCGACGCGCAGGAGGCGCTCGATTTCACCAGGCTGGCCTTCGATCTCAGCGAGCGCTTCGATAGCCCGGTGATCGTCAGGAGCACCACGCGCCTGTCCCATACCCGTAGTCTCGTCCGTACCGGCGAGCGACGCGAGCATGCCGGCAAGGGATTTCTCGAACTGCCAGGCAAGAACGTGATGATTCCCGGTCATGCGCGGATACGCCATCGGGCACTCCTGGAGCGCGAACGGCAATTACAGGATTATTTTGAAACTTCCGAATTGATTCGATGGGAGCCGGGCAGCGCGGAAATCGGTGTGGTCACGCTGAGCACCGCCTACACCTATGTGAAGGAAGTCCTGCCGGAGGCCAGCGTATTGAAGCTGGGTGTCTCTTACCCCTTGCCCGAAGCCAGGATTCGCGAGTTTTGCGCCTCGGTAAAACGCGTCATCGTCGTCGAGGAACTCGAGCCGGTGATCGAGAACCAGCTGAAGGTGATGGGGCTGGCGGTGGAAGGGAAGACCTTGTTCCCGCGCGCAGGCGAGTTTTCGATCGAAGTGGTGCTGGACGGTTGCGAGGCGGGCGGATTGTTGCCGCCGAGGCCAAAACCGGAATTGATCGAGATGGCAGCGATGACGCGTCCGCCCCTGTTGTGCGCGGGATGTCCACACACCACGGCCTTCATGGCGCTACGGGCGCTCGACTCACGCGTTTCAGGCGATATCGGCTGCTACACCCTGGCGGCGGTGGAGCCCTTGAAGGCGATCGATACCTCGGTGGCGATGGGTTCGAGTATCGCTAACGCGACGGGTATCGCGCTTTCGGGTACCGAAACACGTCCGGTCGTGGCCACGATCGGCGACTCGACCTTTTTGCACGCCGGCATTCCGCCGTTGATCAATGCCGTTTACAACAACGCCAATATCACCGTTGTGCTGCTGGACAATCATATTACCGCGATGACCGGGGGACAGGATCACCCTGGAACCGGCAGGAACCTGCGTGGCGAGCCGACACATAAAGTCGATTACGAGGCGCTGATCAAGGCTATCGGGGTCAAGTGGCTAAGGAAGATCGACGCCTACAACATGGGCAGCGTCTATCAATCCTTGCGCGAATCGACCCAATACAAGGGCGTGTCGGTGATCATCCTGGATCGACCCTGCGTGCTGGACCCCGTGAAGCTGAAGGGACCTGCGTTCCAGGTAAAGGCCGAAAACTGTACCGGTTGCCAGGCCTGCATGAACCTGGGCTGCCCCGCGATATCGTGGAGCGATGAAATGTACGAGGGCCACCACAAGGTCAAGATCGATGAAGCCGCCTGCATCGGCTGCAGTCTTTGCGCCCAGGTGGGTTCCACCAACTGTATTCAACCGGCGGATGCCGGGCAGTTGCAATGA
- a CDS encoding 2-oxoacid:acceptor oxidoreductase subunit alpha, producing the protein MSNASEPGPVNLEGNHACALAAIAAGCRFYAGYPITPSSEIAERLSLELPRVDGIFIQMEDEIASMGAILGASMGGMKVMTATSGPGFSLKQENLGYAAAAEIPCVIVNVMRGGPSTGLPTRPAQGDIMQARWGTHGDHPIVVITPASVPEIYEQTIRAFNLAEALRVPVILLYDEAIGHLRETVEIRDSASIELRERKWASGPAAGFQPYAAGEDGVPQMVRPGDGFRTHTNGLTHAPDGFPTQDPVLVQQYMRRLLGKLEQHRELVESFEAVAAGDAEILLVCYGITSRAARRALKLARNEGIKVGMFRPITVWPFPAQALKAVLGSVKNLLVPEMNAGQLIQEIERHCPAGCRVEGLNRIDGETITPDQILHRIRELASHE; encoded by the coding sequence ATGTCCAACGCATCCGAACCTGGCCCGGTCAACCTGGAAGGCAACCATGCCTGCGCGCTGGCAGCCATTGCGGCGGGTTGCCGCTTTTATGCGGGTTATCCGATTACGCCGTCCTCGGAAATCGCCGAACGCCTGTCGCTGGAACTGCCCCGGGTCGATGGCATCTTTATCCAGATGGAGGACGAGATCGCCTCGATGGGCGCGATACTCGGCGCATCCATGGGGGGCATGAAGGTGATGACGGCGACCAGTGGTCCGGGGTTTTCGCTGAAGCAGGAAAACCTCGGCTATGCCGCGGCGGCGGAGATCCCCTGCGTGATCGTCAATGTCATGCGCGGTGGGCCGAGCACCGGGCTGCCTACCCGTCCGGCACAAGGCGATATCATGCAGGCCCGCTGGGGCACGCATGGCGATCATCCCATTGTCGTAATCACGCCGGCTTCCGTGCCGGAAATCTATGAACAGACCATCCGTGCCTTCAACCTGGCGGAAGCCCTGCGGGTGCCGGTCATCCTGCTCTATGACGAAGCAATCGGTCATCTGCGGGAAACCGTCGAGATCAGGGACAGCGCCAGTATCGAGTTGCGCGAGCGCAAATGGGCAAGCGGGCCCGCTGCCGGTTTCCAGCCCTATGCCGCCGGAGAGGATGGAGTTCCGCAAATGGTTAGGCCGGGCGACGGATTCAGAACCCATACCAACGGCCTGACCCATGCTCCCGATGGTTTCCCTACCCAGGATCCGGTACTGGTGCAGCAGTACATGCGGCGCTTGCTGGGCAAGCTCGAGCAGCACCGGGAACTGGTCGAGAGTTTTGAAGCCGTCGCTGCCGGGGACGCGGAAATTCTCCTGGTGTGCTATGGCATCACCTCGCGCGCCGCGCGTCGTGCGCTCAAACTGGCACGCAACGAGGGAATCAAGGTCGGGATGTTCAGGCCGATCACTGTCTGGCCGTTCCCGGCGCAAGCCCTGAAAGCGGTGCTGGGCTCCGTGAAAAACCTGCTGGTGCCGGAAATGAATGCCGGTCAGCTCATCCAGGAGATCGAACGCCATTGTCCCGCCGGTTGCCGGGTGGAAGGGTTGAACCGGATCGACGGCGAAACCATTACCCCCGATCAGATCCTGCATCGCATACGAGAGCTGGCATCCCATGAGTGA